In Aspergillus chevalieri M1 DNA, chromosome 7, nearly complete sequence, the sequence GATGAGGCATGAATCGAATGAAACAAAATGAAATAAAGGAATGACAACAGGACCGTCCTGTCCATTGGACATCGGTTCTGATATCAATATCGATATCAATACCAATGCCGTGGATATGCCAGATGGATGATGTACTTACATACGAACGAAGATATGTGACAATGACAACGATCTTTCCAGACGTGGTGTTACTGTATggtgtactctgtacccgTACCTGTAACTAGCCTGTTTGGATCCTGACGATACGAATGAATGATTAGACTATCATGCACATCATCGTAACCCTATTCTTTTTTATAACTACTTCCCACGCAACACCTCCATAACACCATAGCTAAATCATAATATTCCCCCGATGCCACCCACCCCCCTTCAACCCCCAACCAAACCCGCAATAACCCCCTCCGAAAACCTCCATAACAGGCTCGAATCCGGCACATGAAAAGCCCCCCCAGTCCACCACGTATTCATCTCCCCCTGCAACTTCGCAAGCCTTTTATAAAACCCATCCTTTATAGCCTCAGGTGACGCGTACGGATAAAACGGCGAATGATCAGCAAACCTCACAACCATTGGCTCCTCTTCTACACCACTATAACTACCAGTACTGGTATCAGTATCAGCGGCAGTGGCGATGATCAAACCCGCGTCCCGCAAACGAGCTAGATCAGCAAAGATATTCCGTCTGACGATATCCTCGGATAGTGGTGTGGCAGCGCCGTATTCAACTTGGTACAGGTCTGGGATGTGTGTTTTGTGGATGTTCCAGATTGCAGGCAATTTCGGGAGATTCAAGGGATTGTTTGTTGGGGATTTATTTTCGAGGAGGGTTATATTATTTGTAATGTCTGTGGTATTTTGCCGAAAGGGCAGGAAGGGCAGAAAGCCCGGGATGCGGATTAGGGTGGAGTAGTACCCTATCTGCGAGAGATTGGTGAAGAGGGCTGTTTCCTCGGGGGTGAGGTCTAGGCCTGTGCCTTTTAAGGAGACCATGGTCGGCGGGATAGTGATGAGGAGGCGTTTTGCCTGGAGGAGTTGGGTGCCTGTTGGTGTTTGTAGACATAGCTGCACGTTGTTCTCGTTTCTTCGGATGGCGAGGGGTCTGCTTGAGAGGAACACACTGTCTGCTAGGAGTGTCTGTGCCTTGTCGTATATCTCCTGGTTATTCTTACGGGCTGTGTATAGGAATTGATTCCTGTAAACATGCGCGCCATAGTGCTTCATCACATAGAGCGTCGGCACAGTCGACAAATCCCCCATCCCAGTTGAAAGCGGTAACACAGCGCGTTCTATCCCATATTTGCTGGCGAAGTCTGTAAACGGGAGTACTAAGTCGTCTGGAACTGGCTCGGGGAGCAAAAACCCCTCCTCAAGCTCTGGATACCTCCCCAGAAGCTCCCTATACACCTGTATCGCCCTCACAGTCTCATTGCCCTCCTCTTCACTCGGCCCATCCAATATCCTCCCGTTCTGGATATCAATATACCCTGATCCCTCACCCCCCGTTCCAGACCGTGTATACGGGATCTCCAAGTACTCGAGAAACTCCGCTGCACCGGGGACGTCTGTGTATTGATTTACGCCGTATTCGACTGTTAAGCCTGTATATGGGTCGTGGTAGGTGTTCACTTGGCCACCTAGCTTTGAGCGGGCTTCGATGAGGGCGAGGGTGTGGTTTGCGTAGTTTTTGTGGAGGTGTAGGGCGGAGTAGGTTCCCGAGGCGCCGCCGCCGAGGATGGCGATGTCGACGTTTATTGGAGATGAGTTGGAGGTGTCGGGGCATTGGAATTGTGCAGTGGTAGCGGTTGTGGGGGTTAGGAGGATGGAGGTGATTAATGGTATGAAGATTTTCATGTTGAGTGAGTGGATGGTGGGTGGAGGGAGGAGATTGTTGTTATTGCTGGGCGTAGCCCTATGTTATACTACATATTTCCTACGAAGCCGGTCAATATCTGTGTACACGCATACCAGTTTCATACCATAACCTGGACTGGGTCCAGTACAGCTCTGGCCTCATGCTTGATGAGTAAATGTCCAATACTGCATGTGCCTGTACTACTGGATATTGAGAATGCAACCTCAGCCAGCTGCGGGGTACTATGATATTTTAGTATATGGCAGGGCACTTACTAGTGCTGTGAGACTTCGGACGTATGGCGTAACATAATCTTGTTCTATTGATATTGGCTTCCGATTGTACGATGCGAGTACTACGCTACAAGCCTAGTATACTCGTACATACGTGAGGCCaggcccaaatggcatgtaCTCGCTTTCGGCATCTTATCTTACGTTCTAGGTACATATGCTCGCCGTACCACGTAGCTAGAATTGATAAACAGATAATAGACGAAAACCAGATAATGAATTGACTCGAGCCTCCTAACAACCAACAGATCCCCATCCCATACCAACATCCCTGTCCTCAAACCATGCAAGCTGACAATAAGAAAAGCGGATAGACAGACGGACATCGGCACGAGAAAGCCTTCATGAACCCACTACTGCTCCTGGGCACCACTCTCCTCAATCTGCGCAAGCATCTTCTTATCACCATTATTCCACACAACAAAAACAACATCGGCGTCGGCGTCGTCACGCTTCTGGTTCGCCACAGTGCCCTCGCTCACttcaagcttcttgctgcCATTGTTCCAGACGACAAAAACAACGTCGGCATCGGCATCGTTGCGCTTCTCGATTTCGTTCTCTTGGAGCTTCTTGCCGTTGTTCCAGACGACAAAGACGACGTCGGCGTCGTTTTCCCCACGCGTTTGGATGGAGGTTGATGAGCCCACAATGGTTGCTTTCTGTAGTTGTAGTAGTCGTAGTTAGTGGTTGTATTGGGTTTGGGAGAGACGAAAGGCTGGACTAACCTTTGCTACGATGGGAGCACAAGCAGCCAGAGAGGCAAAGGCAACAACGAAAGAGGTCGCGATCTTCATTTTGAATCTATTGCAATATCGTATTACTGATTGAATTGCGCGCAAAAACAGACAAGTCTTGCAGTCGTGATGAGTCCAAATCCGAGGTTGGATTGGGGATAGTTGAACGTATTTATGTCAATTCGGACTGTCTTATGATATCTCCAGTTCCGACCTCGTCCCCTTTTGAAACAGGGCTGCAGGATGGACAGATCCTAGTACCCTGATCGACCCGATTGACCCGAGTAGCATTCCACTGTATAACAAGAACCTTATCCTGTGCTAGTAGACTTAGGATTTCGTGCGTACAGAGTGCTACCCCATAATATAGCCATTGAGTGCTCATGTCGCACGATGTCTCTTCAGGTAGCCACAAGATCACGAATTACGATCGAGCTGCATCAGGCGGGGGTCTCTCCTCATCTGCGCGGTTTGAGGTGCTTGGGGTCTGTTGACTTTGTTGGGCCGGAGATTTTATCGCTGGTAGATGGCGACGGACGGATATACACCTTGCTCTTGGGGAGGAGTAGCTTGGTGTTTCTTGATGCTAAACGGGTGATGGTGTGTATTTGCAGTTTGACGGAATTGACCCTGCATGGTTCTGCTCGGGCTGTCTCTCACATCATAACTCTATCACAAGGACTCCTGCGCTGTACTTGCATTTGATATTAAAAACTCTCTGGACAGGATAACGACTCGCACGCAAGCATGTCTTTCCACGGCAGGACTCATCGccatgatggtgatgggtATACTGGTAGGAAGAATTCAACAGAGGAGTCATCTGTTCTCCTGGGGTCTTCCCATAGTCCACATGAACTTGATTACAAACGACAACAATGGCCACTGTTGCTGATAGTTATTGTCGTGGTTGAGACATTGATTCTGATTATCTTGGGATCCGGGATCGTATACCTGCTTTCGAAATCATCGTGTCAATTTCCTTCGAATGTTGTTTTTTGTATGCGGCCAATGTCCCATTCTGGACCTGTACTGACAAATTACAATACCTAGCACCGGCGCAAAATGTAATCCGTTACAAAAACGTCGTCTTCTCGCCCAGCTTCAAACCGCACTTGACCAGATACCAAGGCCCTCCATCTCCCGAAACAGACGACGCATGGCGTGAACTCTACAATTGTAAGAGAGCTGGCCCGGGCTGTGACGAACTGCAATTTCTAACACAGACAACAGACCCAATCTCCAGAATTGATCGAAAAGACGCATCAAAGATAGCAAACCGCACCGTACCCATCCCGGGAGACTCAGACCACTATGCCGTGTCAATCGACGTCTTTCATCAACTCCACTGCTTGGTGCTTCACCCCACCCCTGTCCTGTATCAAGATACTAACACTGGTCGACAATCTAGCAAATGCTCCGCAAAAGAGCCTGGTATGCCGAAGGCTACGAGTTCGACCGCGAGATGATGAATATCGACCATATTGATCACTGCATCGACAGTATTCGGCAGAGTCTCATGTGTTCGGCGGATGTTACTCCTCTTACGTGGGCCtgggatgaagaggatcAAATGCTAGAGCCGGTGGCTGCAATTACGCATACTTGTAGGGATTTTGATGCGGTTAGGGAGTGGGCGAAGGAGAATATTGTGAGGGAGTTTGATACTAGTGTGCATGTTGAACCGGGTGTTTGATGTTGGGATTTATATCATGTATCAATATTGAAATGTAGCATTTGTATTCATGGTATCTTTAAATGTACTGGTGCCAATagaagatcctcccagtgagctttcGAGAGGGGCACCAGCACGCCCAGCCCGGGGAGCAGACCCCAGGGGACCggcaatgggctgagagcaGCAACCGGGGCCCATGGttcctgggacaacacctagCTCGACAGTTAGCCAATATCCTACCAGCGGACCCATCCGAGGGCTTTGAAAGCATGATACAGAcgaccagtagccagtttccAGGCCGAATAGAagtgctaccaggtccagagacCCTAGCAGCTGCGCaatctcttcctcctggtCCTGAACTGGCGATCTGGTCAGACGGCTCGAGACTAGAGAATGGCAGGTGCGGGGCAGGAATTGCTTGGCAAGAACCAGGAGGAGCCTGGAATACCAAGGGGATCCCATTAGGCAaaggatatgaggtctttgacgCAGAGCTTCATGGAGTCATTCAGGGACTCCAGGTAGCATGGAAAGTGGAAGATCagagaccagtcactatcctgctggactcccaagccgcCATTGCGAGGCTGCGACatacccagccagggccaggtcaagcattagtaATCCAAGCATATGCTATAGGCAAGAGACTACACGCCCAATGTCGTCAACCCACCATCCAATGGGTTCCGGGACACGCAGGGgtagaaggaaatgagagagctgaccaggcagctagtaagcctccaggaagaggcccaaaagagatctctctggcctttgtctgtagagcccgaactgAAACCATTACAGCACagaggcagagatggctcactaAGGAGCTCGGTCAGCGATCCCAATAAGGCCAACGAATATACAGGTCGCAaaagaactggcggctcgaccctaAAGCTTTActagctcccaaacacctggcaagccgttattttcaactgaagtcaggacatgcagccattggaACGTATTTACATCAGACTCATGCTCGGGAAGATGCAACCTGTCAGGGATGTGATTCtccaagggagacaatacatcatcttctctttgaacgCCGGAAATGGCGACGCCAACGAAACAAGCTCTATGGAgatctggagatggatggggttatgagacc encodes:
- a CDS encoding uncharacterized protein (COG:O;~EggNog:ENOG410PI0U;~InterPro:IPR036188;~PFAM:PF13450;~SECRETED:SignalP(1-18)), which encodes MKIFIPLITSILLTPTTATTAQFQCPDTSNSSPINVDIAILGGGASGTYSALHLHKNYANHTLALIEARSKLGGQVNTYHDPYTGLTVEYGVNQYTDVPGAAEFLEYLEIPYTRSGTGGEGSGYIDIQNGRILDGPSEEEGNETVRAIQVYRELLGRYPELEEGFLLPEPVPDDLVLPFTDFASKYGIERAVLPLSTGMGDLSTVPTLYVMKHYGAHVYRNQFLYTARKNNQEIYDKAQTLLADSVFLSSRPLAIRRNENNVQLCLQTPTGTQLLQAKRLLITIPPTMVSLKGTGLDLTPEETALFTNLSQIGYYSTLIRIPGFLPFLPFRQNTTDITNNITLLENKSPTNNPLNLPKLPAIWNIHKTHIPDLYQVEYGAATPLSEDIVRRNIFADLARLRDAGLIIATAADTDTSTGSYSGVEEEPMVVRFADHSPFYPYASPEAIKDGFYKRLAKLQGEMNTWWTGGAFHVPDSSLLWRFSEGVIAGLVGG
- a CDS encoding uncharacterized protein (SECRETED:SignalP(1-22)), translated to MKIATSFVVAFASLAACAPIVAKKATIVGSSTSIQTRGENDADVVFVVWNNGKKLQENEIEKRNDADADVVFVVWNNGSKKLEVSEGTVANQKRDDADADVVFVVWNNGDKKMLAQIEESGAQEQ
- a CDS encoding uncharacterized protein (COG:S;~EggNog:ENOG410PPT2;~InterPro:IPR021765;~go_process: GO:0043386 - mycotoxin biosynthetic process [Evidence IEA]), giving the protein MLRKRAWYAEGYEFDREMMNIDHIDHCIDSIRQSLMCSADVTPLTWAWDEEDQMLEPVAAITHTCRDFDAVREWAKENIVREFDTSVHVEPGV
- a CDS encoding uncharacterized protein (SECRETED:SignalP(1-24)), which gives rise to MGSPWYSRLLLVLAKQFLPRTCHSLVSSRLTRSPVQDQEEEIAQLLGSLDLVLSQEPWAPVAALSPLPVPWGLLPGLGVLVPLSKAHWEDLLLAPVHLKIP